ATGACGTCAGCCATCTGTTTTATAACTATCAGTATGAGATTAACGAACGTCAGCGTGATGCAGCGGTGGAAAAAGCACTGCCATCTGTCATCTGCGAAGGCTTTGACGATAGCGTGATTCTGGCGCCCGGCGCGGTGATGACCGGCAATCATGAAATGTATAAAGTTTTTACACCGTTTAAAAACGCCTGGTTGAAACGGCTAAAAGAGGATATCCCGCCGTGCGTTCCGGCCCCGACGATCCGGGCGAGCGGCGCGCGCGCTACCCCCTTAACGCCAGTCTCGCTTAACTACCCGCAACAGGCGTTTGACGCCACGCTTTTCCCGGTTGAAGAAAACGCGGTCATCGCGCAGCTACGTCAGTTTTGCGCGCAGGGCGCAGACGAGTATGCCTCACGGCGCGATTTCCCTGCGGTTGAAGGCACCAGTCGGCTTTCCGCCAGCCTGGCGACGGGGGGGCTGTCGCCGCGACAGTGCCTGCACCGACTACTGGCGGAGCAGCCGCAGGCGCTGGACGGCGGACCGGGAAGCGTCTGGTTGAATGAGCTCATCTGGCGGGAATTTTACCGTCATTTAATAACCTGGTATCCGGCATTATGCAAACACCAGCCGTTTATCCGCTGGACAAAACGCGTCGCGTGGCAGGAGAACTCACACTATTTTCAGGCATGGCAGAAAGGCGAAACCGGTTATCCCATTGTCGATGCGGCGATGCGCCAGCTTAACGCGACGGGCTGGATGCATAACCGTTTACG
The Salmonella bongori NCTC 12419 DNA segment above includes these coding regions:
- the phrB gene encoding deoxyribodipyrimidine photo-lyase; the protein is MPTHLVWFRRDLRLQDNLALAAACRDASARVLALYISTPAQWQAHDMAPRQAAFISAQLNALQTALAEKGIPLLFHEVADFNASIETVKNVCRQHDVSHLFYNYQYEINERQRDAAVEKALPSVICEGFDDSVILAPGAVMTGNHEMYKVFTPFKNAWLKRLKEDIPPCVPAPTIRASGARATPLTPVSLNYPQQAFDATLFPVEENAVIAQLRQFCAQGADEYASRRDFPAVEGTSRLSASLATGGLSPRQCLHRLLAEQPQALDGGPGSVWLNELIWREFYRHLITWYPALCKHQPFIRWTKRVAWQENSHYFQAWQKGETGYPIVDAAMRQLNATGWMHNRLRMITASFLVKDLLIDWRLGERYFMSQLIDGDLAANNGGWQWAASTGTDAAPYFRIFNPTTQGERFDRDGEFIRQWLPALRDLPGKAIHEPWRWAEKAGVVLDYPRPIVDHKQARVATLSAYETARKGA